In Brassica napus cultivar Da-Ae chromosome C2, Da-Ae, whole genome shotgun sequence, the sequence ACTGATCAAAACAATACTTCGGTGAATGAAACCATGTTGGAGTCAAATAAAGGAAATTTTGAGTCCATGCAAGAAAATGCAGATGACGTTAGTGAAAGCAATGAAGATTCCAAAAACGATGTAGCAATGAAGGCTAAAGAAGGCAATAGAGTGGAAGATGTTAAAGgaggtaatatttttttttaggaagaaaaaacaaaaaacgtagactctaatatatttttttgtcaacaatgtAGATGTGAATAATGAGAAGCAATTAGAAGTTCAAGGAGGAAATATTGATTCGAATACTAATACGAGTTTGGAAGCTAAAGAGGATATTAACTCGGAGGTCGAGGCTAATACTGATGGAAGTTCCATTACTAAGAACTTGGAAGAAGCTAAAGGAAATGGTGGAGTTTTAACAAATGATAATAACTTGGAGAACAAAGGGAGTGAGGTTACAATAAATGATGGAGATCACATGAAGGCAAATGGTGAACAGACTCAAGAAAATAATGGAGAACTAGTGATGAATGAAAATTTGGAGAACAACAAAGATAATAAAGACGTGAAGGATGATGGATTGGTAGAGACTAAGAAAAATCATGAAACTTCTATGGAAGAAAATCGAAAACATACTCAAGGAGGAACTGAAGTTTCTATGAATGGAGAAACAATGCATACCAAAAATGGAAATGTTGATTCTAATAAGGAGAAGGAAGTAGAGGTTCGAGGAGAAAGTATTGGAAACTCCACTAAAGATGTAAATTTGGAGaataaagaagattttaaaGGAGGTAATGgagttttttttagaaaataaaacaacaaatattaaaTGTCAAAAATTAGACACTAATATCTTTTATTCTCTACAAATGTAGATGCAAATAGTGAGCATAAATTAGAGGTTCAAGGAGGAAGCATTGGAGATTCACAAATTAACAAGAATTTAGATACTAAAGAAGATGTTAAGTCGGAGGTTGATGCTAGAAATGATGGAAGTTTCATGAATGAAAAGTCGGAAGCTCAAGGAAATGATGAAGTTTCTACAAAGAATACTAACTTGGAAAATAAAGGAAGTGAGGCTACATCAAATGATGAATACCACACAAAAGAAAATGGGAAAAATACTCAAGAAAAGAATGGAGAACTAGTGAATGATGAGAACTTGGAGAACAGTAAAGATAATAAAGAAGTGAAGGATAATGGATTGGTGGAGGCTAACACAGATCATGAAAATTCTACGGAAGAAAAGCGAGAACATATTCAAGGAGGCACTGAAGTTTCTATGAATGGAAAAATGATGCATACCAAAAGTGGAAATGCTGATTCTAATAAGGAGAATGAAGTAGAGGTTCAAGGAGAAAGTATTGGAGACACCACTAAAGATGTAAATTTTGAGAATAAAGAAGACCTTAAAAGAGGTAATGAAGTTATTTAGAAcgaaaaacaacaaatattaaaGGTCAAATGTAGTCTGTTAATATCTTTTGTTTGTCCACAAATGTAGATGCTAATAGTGAGAAGACATTAGAGGTTCAAGAAGGAAGTATTGGAGATTCACACATTAACAAGAATTTGGATACTAAAGAGAATGTTAAGTCAGAGGTTGATGCTAGAAATGATGGAAGTTCCATGACTGAGTTGGAAGACACTAAAGGAAATGGTCAACTTTTTACAAATGATACTACCTtggagaataaagagagtgagGCTAgaacatatgatgaagatcaCACAAAAGAAAATGGGGAAGATACTCAAGAAAATAATGGAGAACTAGTGAAAGATGCAAACTTGGAGAACAACAAAGATAATAAAGAAGTGAAGGATGATGGATTTGTAGAGACTAAGACAAATCATGAAAATTCTACCGAAGAAAAGAGAGAACATACTCAAAGAGGCACTGAAGTCTCTATGAATGGAGACGTGATGCCTACCAAAGGTGGACATGTAAATTCTAATAAGGAGAGTGTATTAAAATTTCAAGGAGAAATTATTGGGGACTCAACCAAAGATATAAATTTGGAGAATAAAGATGTTAAGTCAGAAGTAGAgactaataaaaatgatgaaAGTTCCATGAAGGAAAAACAAGGATATTCTCATGGAAACGATCGAGTTTCaacaaaagatcaaaacttGGAGAGCGTAGGAGCACACGAAGAGACTATGAATCACAAAACAGTAGATGCTATGAAAAATAACGGAGATCACTTGAAGAAAAAAAGGGAAGAAAATCAACAAAACAACAAAGAATCAACGAAGGATGAGAACTCAGAGAACAAAGAGGATAAAAAGGAATTTAAGGACAATGGATTAGTAGAGACGAAGACAAGTAATGAAAATTCTGTAAAAGAAAACAAGGAAGAGGCTCAAGGAAGTAATGAAGTTTCGATGGACGGTCAAATGGATTCCTTAGGAGTAAATGTGGATTCTAATAATAAGACGACTGTAGAGTTTAAAAAAAGACATGTTGAAGACTCGAATAAAGATTCTAAACCTAAGGTAGAGGCAATAAAAAATGAAGGCAATTCCATGGAAGGGAAGGGAGAAGTGGCTGAAGGGAACGATGGAGTATCAATAGAGGATACGAACTTAGAGAACATCAAAGATGAAAAagagttaaaaaataatataccaTCAGAGACGAAGACCAACAAAGAAACTACTatggaagaaaagaaagagaaggatCATGTAGACAATGATGAGTTCACATATGGTGGAAATAAGAACGAGTCTAAAGATGATAAGTTGGACGagattaagaaaaataagaaagagcATATGGATAAAAAGTGGCGAGAGGCTAAGggaaatgaaaaaaacattatGAGAGGACACTCAAAAGAGGTTAGTAttgacaacaaaggttacaagAAAGAGATTAAGGATGGAAAACCGTTGGAAGTTAAAGAAAATAaggaaaacaaagaagaaactcaaagaagcaGTAGTGGACAATACACAAACGTAGACAATAAAAAAGGTAAGGATGACAAATCAGTAGAGGTTAAGGAAAATAAGGAAAGTTCTAAGaatagaaaacaagaaaaaatgcAAGGAAGCGGTAGAGATACAACTAAGGTAGACAGAAAAGAGCCTATAGAGGCAAGGTTAGAGAATACAAAAAAAGATAGAAGCTCTGTAGATAACATGAACATAGAGCTTCAAAAAGGAAGTGAAGAGTCAATGAAAGAAGAGGAAAGAAAAGagcatgaaaaaaataaatctacgaaaattgaagaagagaaaaagaaagagaaagagcaTGAAGAACACAAatccaaaaagaaagaagaagataaaaggaaagagcatgaaaaaaataagttgaCGAAAAATGAAGATgagaaaaagaagcaaaaagagCATGAAAAACACAAatccaaaaagaaagaagaagagaaaaggaaagaacacgaagaaaacaaatccaagagaaatgaagaagagaaaaagaaacagaaaaagaaacagaaaaagcACGAAGAACACATatccaaaaagaaagaagaagagaaaatgaaagaacacgaagaaaacaaatccaagagaaatgaagaagagaaaaagaaacagaaaaagcACGAAGAACACATAtccaaaaagaaggaaaaagaaaaaaggaaagagcaggaaagaaaaaaattgaagaatGAAGAAGACAAAAAGAAGCAGAAAGAGCACGAAGAACACATATCcaaaaagaaggaagaagataaaaggaaagagCACGAGAAAAACAAATCgaagaaaaatgaagaagagaaaaagaagcaGAAATACCACAAAGAACACATATCCAAAAAGAAGGAAGAAGCGAAAAGGAAAGagaatgaaaaaaacaaattgaagaaatatgaagaagagaaaaaaaggcAGAAAGAGCACGAAGAACAAATatccaaaaagaaagaagaaaagaaaaggataAAGCACGAAAGAAACAAAttgaagaatgaagaagagaaaaagaagcaGAAAGAGCACGAAGAACACATatccaaaaagaaagaagaagagaaaaagaaagagcacgaaaaaaataaaacaaagaaaaatgaagaaaagaaaaagatgcaGAAAGAGCACGAAGAACACATATCCAAAAAgacagaagaagagaaaagaataGAGCACAAAGAACACATAtctaaaaagaagaaagaaaaagaaaggaaagagCACGAAAATTACAAATCgaagaaaaatgaagaagataaaAAGAAGCAGAAAGAGCACAAAGAACACTTatccaaaaagaaagaagaaaagcaaAGGATAGAGCtcgaaaaaaacaaattgaagaaagaagaagagaagaagaagcaaaaagaGCACGAAGAACACATATCcaaaaagaaggaagaagagaaaaggaaagagcacgaaaaaaacaaatccgagaaaaatgaaaaagagaaaaagaagcaGAAAGAGCATGGAGAATACATatccagaaagaaagaaaaagataaaaggaTAGAACACGAAAGAAACAAActgaagaatgaagaagagaaaaagaagcaTAAAGAGCACGAAGAACACAAatccaaaaagaaagaagaagagaaaaagaacgAGCACGAAAGaaacaaatcaagaaaaaatgaagaagagaaaaagaagcaGAAAGAGCAGGAAGAATACTTATccaaaaagaaagatgaagagaaaaggaaagaacatgaaagaaacaaattgagaaaaaatgaagaagagaagaagaagcagaaagaGCACGAAGAACACATATcccaaaagaaagaagaagataaaaggaaagagCATGAAGAACACACGTccaagaagaaagaagaggagaaaagaaaagaacacGAAGAAAACAAAgccaaaaaaattgaagaagagaaaaggaaagagcACGAAAAAAACAAATCCAAGAAAAATGAAGATAAAAAGAGTGAACATGAACAATACAAATCTAAGAAAACGCACAAAGAAAACGAATCcaatgaaaatgaagaagagaaaatgaaaaagagagaatatgaagaaaccaaatccaagaaaaatgaagaacaaaagaagagagaacatgaaaaaaacaaatcgaatgaaaatgaaaaagagaaaaagaaagaacacgaagaaaacaaatttaaaaaagaagaagaagagaaaaagatgaaAAGAG encodes:
- the LOC106421551 gene encoding trichohyalin-like, producing MKKVYLLCLCCITILATILSFNVVSAQGIAVNAPNTIKDIESYISNRAIGFVLKLEDECPIREKLRSFFEKLKDLLKLESSVTPMIEENEPKTFMSHMKSKADNLLQTMLIIGRGLLSSSVRKEMFKVVKSLTELHAAIGKVIMEKHIKGDGSMSLSLEQKNAVENAVSQWEVTITRIVKIVVEVKSKSSSAALGEESSTTDQNNTSVNETMLESNKGNFESMQENADDVSESNEDSKNDVAMKAKEGNRVEDVKGDVNNEKQLEVQGGNIDSNTNTSLEAKEDINSEVEANTDGSSITKNLEEAKGNGGVLTNDNNLENKGSEVTINDGDHMKANGEQTQENNGELVMNENLENNKDNKDVKDDGLVETKKNHETSMEENRKHTQGGTEVSMNGETMHTKNGNVDSNKEKEVEVRGESIGNSTKDVNLENKEDFKGDANSEHKLEVQGGSIGDSQINKNLDTKEDVKSEVDARNDGSFMNEKSEAQGNDEVSTKNTNLENKGSEATSNDEYHTKENGKNTQEKNGELVNDENLENSKDNKEVKDNGLVEANTDHENSTEEKREHIQGGTEVSMNGKMMHTKSGNADSNKENEVEVQGESIGDTTKDVNFENKEDLKRDANSEKTLEVQEGSIGDSHINKNLDTKENVKSEVDARNDGSSMTELEDTKGNGQLFTNDTTLENKESEARTYDEDHTKENGEDTQENNGELVKDANLENNKDNKEVKDDGFVETKTNHENSTEEKREHTQRGTEVSMNGDVMPTKGGHVNSNKESVLKFQGEIIGDSTKDINLENKDVKSEVETNKNDESSMKEKQGYSHGNDRVSTKDQNLESVGAHEETMNHKTVDAMKNNGDHLKKKREENQQNNKESTKDENSENKEDKKEFKDNGLVETKTSNENSVKENKEEAQGSNEVSMDGQMDSLGVNVDSNNKTTVEFKKRHVEDSNKDSKPKVEAIKNEGNSMEGKGEVAEGNDGVSIEDTNLENIKDEKELKNNIPSETKTNKETTMEEKKEKDHVDNDEFTYGGNKNESKDDKLDEIKKNKKEHMDKKWREAKGNEKNIMRGHSKEVSIDNKGYKKEIKDGKPLEVKENKENKEETQRSSSGQYTNVDNKKGKDDKSVEVKENKESSKNRKQEKMQGSGRDTTKVDRKEPIEARLENTKKDRSSVDNMNIELQKGSEESMKEEERKEHEKNKSTKIEEEKKKEKEHEEHKSKKKEEDKRKEHEKHEENKSKRNEEEKKKQKKHEEHISKKKEKEKRKEQERKKLKNEEDKKKQKEHEEHISKKKEEDKRKEHEKNKSKKNEEEKKKQKYHKEHISKKKEEAKRKENEKNKLKKYEEEKKRQKEHEEQISKKKEEKKRIKHERNKLKNEEEKKKQKEHEEHISKKKEEEKKKEHEKNKTKKNEEKKKMQKEHEEHISKKTEEEKRIEHKEHISKKKKEKERKEHENYKSKKNEEDKKKQKEHKEHLSKKKEEKQRIELEKNKLKKEEEKKKQKEHEEHISKKKEEEKRKEHEKNKSEKNEKEKKKQKEHGEYISRKKEKDKRIEHERNKLKNEEEKKKHKEHEEHKSKKKEEEKKNEHERNKSRKNEEEKKKQKEQEEYLSKKKDEEKRKEHERNKLRKNEEEKKKQKEHEEHISQKKEEDKRKEHEEHTSKKKEEEKRKEHEENKAKKIEEEKRKEHEKNKSKKNEDKKSEHEQYKSKKTHKENESNENEEEKMKKREYEETKSKKNEEQKKREHEKNKSNENEKEKKKEHEENKFKKEEEEKKMKRDYDNNKSKKNKEDGKEKTKENVKMSSDDKSKDHEKEMLVNAQEKSEESEKEMHAETLSRSEESDKEMQADAPTKSEESVKEMQTKTHARSEESEKKIQAEAQARSEEPEKKMQAEAQAKSKESEKETQTKDQAQNEEPEKEMQAKAHIENEESEKEMQAEAHAKSEESEKEMQAEAQAKSAEFEKRKNAKAQAENEDSSIKKQEEIQETNVGEKKDQGDLKEESSADGKTTEIKEGSIEEGSKDGESVENNGVNEEAMEEHSKDGKVVETNGGKEDSMEEGPKDEKLIKDNENTTEISGGKNSTVGDSDDGKIVENNGGKEDSLEEGEDGKPVEMHGGKNSTEEVSKDSTAEINGGKEDSIEESSKDGDIDEINSDKEESMKEGSENGKTADIDGIKEVPIEEGSKDGKTLENNNNSTENSVEEGSKDSKTVEVNEGQDKSMEKGNGSQDVTMEEASKDGNTTELNGSKDNSMEEGSTDGNTVETDGVKEDSMKDKATQVQGNNNSSTSDTSMATEVQGHNSSSTSDTSTDVKGGNIYISEDSTKNKTLEAQGGGAGDSTNGETEETAESNDSMNNQNVQHVEGDNIDINEDSTKNKTMEAQGGGAGDSTNGETEETTESNDTMNNQNVQHGENNANSINNQTSESSSTEKKVTTDIESSTSKEVTSFISNLEHKSPGTQEFQSFFQKLKDYMKYAWPVSSTFEATDSRSYMSEMTNMATKVSDAMAVLQAKKLGSGLMKTTLQGYQQEVMKTLTILQSVLSKAVSGQQSQNPGSLTLTLSQQQAIKEITLKWEQVMSQFVRVATESEKQFSMETSTGNGFHMKKSFSSSSSSSSSSSPGLDFNLNSESPEMVDVNS